A window of Loxodonta africana isolate mLoxAfr1 chromosome 3, mLoxAfr1.hap2, whole genome shotgun sequence genomic DNA:
CAGACTCATCAACAACGTGACATCAGAAAACCAAACTGGTGTAGCAGCATTCTTCCTCCTGGGGCTCTCAGAGGATTCAGAACTGCAGCCCTTCCTCTTCGGACTATTCCTGACCATGTACCTCGTCACTGTGTTGGGGAACCTACTCATTATCCTGGCCATCAGCTCAgactcccacctccacacccccatgtactttttcctctccAACTTGTCCTTCACTGACATCTGTTTCAGCACCACCACAGTCCCCAAGATGCTGGTGAACATCCAGACACAGAACAAATCCATCAGTTACACAGGCTGCCTCACCCAGGCTTGCTCTGTCATGATGTTTGCAGGCATGGAAAATTTTCTCCTTGcagcaatggcctatgaccgctatgtggccatctgccaaCCACTGAGGTACACAGTCATCATGAACTCTCACCTCTGTGGTCTGCTGATTCTACTCTCCTTGTTCATTAGTTTGGTGGATGCCCTGCTCCACAGGCTGATGATACTAAGGCTGTTCTTCTGCACAAACATGAAAATCCCTCACTTCTTCTGTGATCTTGCTCAGGTCATCAAACTTGCCTGCTCCAATACTCTTGTCAATAGCATCCTGATATATTTACTAACTAGTATACTGGGTGGTGTTCCTCTCCTTGCGATTA
This region includes:
- the LOC100672011 gene encoding putative gustatory receptor clone PTE03, translated to MYLVTVLGNLLIILAISSDSHLHTPMYFFLSNLSFTDICFSTTTVPKMLVNIQTQNKSISYTGCLTQACSVMMFAGMENFLLAAMAYDRYVAICQPLRYTVIMNSHLCGLLILLSLFISLVDALLHRLMILRLFFCTNMKIPHFFCDLAQVIKLACSNTLVNSILIYLLTSILGGVPLLAIICSYIKIISSILRIPSAGGMYKAFSTCGSHLSVVFLFYGTAFGVYISSAVTHFSKKTAVASVMYAVVSPVMNPFIYSLRNRDMKGALKKLLWRTFSFS